The following DNA comes from Xiphias gladius isolate SHS-SW01 ecotype Sanya breed wild chromosome 10, ASM1685928v1, whole genome shotgun sequence.
atgttgtatctcattttttagtctgtgcaaaaaaaacaaggcataGTCTGGCatgtaaaactacaaaatgtcattttacactttgttttggtGCAGATTTAACAAATGAGACATAATTTGGTAATTTATGAGTTTTAAAGGTGATGGTAGGTGGGTTTTGTTAGCTttgtacagagccaggctagctgtttcccctgtttccagtctttatgctaagctatccggcttcatatttaccatacagacacgAGTGTGGTAtcaagcttctttttttaagtcttggcaagaaagcaaataacatTTCAAGATTTTCCAAGCTGCTGAACCTTTGAAAGTAATATGTTGTGattcaaaacaatttaaaatgttcattgttttgattttgggaCTGATGTTTCTTGGAGGAGGTTAACTTTAGTGAAGTGACAAAGAAATTCCAAATGTATGTAAAAGCATAAAAGCTAAATGTCAAGTAATTTGCTGCATATGAAATATATGCagctccattgttttgtttgggaTAAATTACCTTCAGAGCTAGCTTTGACTAATATTTTCCATTACactgtattgtgtttttcaATCTTGAACTTGATTTCATTATTGTCAACAATAGTTTCCTTTCAGAGTTGTTCCATTTCAGTTATTATTGCTTAACAAAGGTGAGGCTGGCTGTCTTAACTTGGTGATATTTCTGCTGGGTATCATCTGAGGTGGAGCTTTCTATTTTTATAGCAATGATCAGGAAgctgaattatttttcttagacctggggttttgttttgttgaacgACTTCATGTGCAAAAACTTGCTCTTACTCCcatcatgtttgtgtattttagaGTATAGCGTGTACAGAGTGAAATATTGTTACTGGCTTTAAATTCTGCATTATCAATATAGAAAATTGAGTAAACAATACATCAACCACAAAGCATTTGAATTCCAGACAACAAATTATCCACTGaggcttttaaaaaagaaaagtttttaatattatttaagatttttcaaCCATGTATGAGTGCTGTTGTCTTCAATAAAGTAACATCTCTGACTATTAGAAGGATGGAGTTTCTCTGTTTTGATAAGAAAGGGTTGTTTATACATTAGACCACAAGGATTCAATTTCCCTTTCAGAACATCTTAATGGTTGTATAAACCACATGTGCTGTCTTCATTTTGACCATAAAGGGGTCATCTTTAGATAACACTTTCCAataaatactgacaaaaaaattctgtttatatttcGGAATCTGTCCAGGGTCCTCTTTCAGAAAGTGGGTTTAGTGAAAACTCTGAGTTTGTTAACTCAGGGAAACTCTAAGATGACTTTAACTCTCCTCCTGCCAAGCCTGAACAAGTTGTCTGACGCCAATTCATCTCTTCATTAATACAGTTGATATCAAAGCACATATCAGAGCACATTAATTTGCAGAAGTTTATGATGGGAGACAATTAAAATCCTGATTGGATATTAGTTTGTTACCCAAGACCTATCTTTACTAAGGCTACCTCTTTTATGATCAATCAGTCATCCATGTAAGGACAAAGACAGCGATCTTTACATTCAGATATTACACATCGTGGCTTCATCCTCAGCTTAGAATTATAACACTGTGACTGTGGACAACTGGCCGGTTGTCAAGCAGTTccctgcactgaaacatttaccGTGCATTAatcactttaaattttaaaaaatctgtgtgaagCTTTTGACATATAAGACACTGATTTCTGAGTAATCATTTCTCATGTTGAGATTGGTCGCAATGATGGGACATTCCTGTCATAGTTAAGTCATTAAATGCAGTTGaggttttttaaatgtaaaataatcatCCGGAAATGTACACTCAGTTTGAACCTAGATGCTTTTTCAACTGCAGaacaccaaaatcattaggCTACTACTGGGTCAGACTATGAGGTTACAATCATAGATTTATGAAATTAAAACTCATTTGTTTGATCTATATTTTCATCTTCTGCTAACACCAGCACTTTGTCCCCATTAggttacagctgaataaatatatttaaaagattAATCTATCAGAGTCCAGCACTTTATCATCCATTAAGGAAATTAAAGTCTGCTAAATGATGTGGTCTAGTGGACTatgctgaataaaatgtaatagtgTTATTACATATTGACTCTTTTTTCCAACTCAACAGgctctttcactgctgctgctgtgtttttttaagataaatgtgCATTGCCACACTTTATTCTTTCAAGCTCCACTGGATTAAAATGCAAGCTCTGCTCTTTATTTACCCGTTGCCATGGTAAATTGTGGTATTGGAGCTCTATTgatgatgggtttttttttaatcattcaccGGGCAAACACTTAAGTCAGAGTGAACATACTCAGAGTTGATTGAACTTACTCAGATCATCTGTTCTGGAACCAAGAACTCTGAGTTTCCAATCTCAGGATTACTCAACTCAGAGTTCAGGGTTAGGCTCAGAGTTTGTTAAACCTGCTCTCTGGAAAAGTTTGATTGTTATTTGTTACTGTTGCCATTTTATCATCCTGAATTAATACTCGATTAATAACTTCAGGACTATTGTTATGATTACTTGAAAACATTATGTATCAGTATCATTTAAGtgtcaattttctttttcaaataatgaaataatacttaataaataatactaccctaataatattttattaatcatAATAAACTAATCTTTCTTAATTTTGTCTTAATAGTGTGCAGTAGTGTACACATTTGGTGCATTGCCATCTGCAGTTTTAGCTTCTCTCCAATACATTTAGTGCACTGCAGTTTTAGCGTATCTATATGTACACAGACCAAATTTTTGACTCTTTCATATACAAACTGATATATGAACTCCTCGTCCAAGGGTGTTGGAGAATGCAACTGTATACAAAAAAGACGCATAGTACATCTCCCCTCCGACTTGCTGCGTACACTCACCAGAAGCTCAGTGTACACAGAAGAGCCCAGTTCCAGACACATGTTTTATCATTAGCGTTTGACCACAGGAGGAACATTTTCATGAAACGTGCGGTAAGAACTGCtcatgttctgtcttttttttctttcgacAATCaaattttgttctttaaaaataCTTACAGGTGCTACACAGTCTGTACAAAATACTCAATGTGACAGATGTTCAGCCAttaatttgcagaaaatgattTAAGGTACTGCATgaaatcaacaacaacacagaaggTTTTACTGAGACATATACTGAATGAATGAGCAAGACTTGTTTGGTGAATATTTTAAGTCTTAAACTAAACAACACTAAAGTACAGGGAAATTAATCGACTTGTTTATGTGTGGCTGTCTGTTTTCATCAGCAGAGCTAAAGCAGCCTAAATGAACAAACGTCACCATGTCAGCTATAACTTTATTGTTCATGTATCATTTTGCGACATGatcctttattttattgtgtatgAACAGGAAATTATGAACTTTTCGGTTTTAATATTTGGTGAAGTGGTCGTCAAAATAACTGTGTAGTAATTGGAATGCCATATAAAAGAATATGAAAGTAAATCTGGAAATATAAAGAGGAATagataaaagaataaatgaatgtggaaatataatgacaaataacaacataaaagaacatttataagcattacatttattttcacatttattcgctaatttatttctgtatatgtttatttatatacttttaaatatttatatatatatatatatatatatatatatatataatagccTATAAATtagtctatttttttctttctttctttctttatttatttatttatttttctctctttattttttcttattcttttccCTATTGCTTTGCTATTCCTACACACGTGAATCCTGCTTTGGCGGGAGCTTTTTAGCGAAGACAACAAGAAGTAGACGTAACATGGACTTGCACATGCACAGTGTGAATGTGGTAGCAGTTCCAAATTAGGAAAGACAACATTGTAGCAGAAGTGGAACAAGAGTTAAGGAGAGGTGTACAACATCCTGTTGTCCGTGCTAAAAAGCCCCTGCCAAAGCAGGATTCATGTGTGCAGGAATTGACTGCTCAGTTTGGACAGGAAGGACCACACAAATCCAGCTGTTTGACAACTTGGCCCTTCAAGGAATAACAAAAGCAATAGGGAAAAGCAAAAGCAATAGAGAAAagaatatggaaaaaaaaaaaagggatgaaaataaataagtgacattatataaaaataaatagataaaaaatacagaaaaaaatagagtaATTTATTATTCCTctttatatttctacatttattttcttattcagTTACAGAGTTATTCGTTTTTATGGCACTCCTGTGACTCCATAAATAACAGCACTATGTGTTTGTATCCAACAATAGCATTTTACAGACgagttttgaattttgttttttagccaaTGGAACCAGAGAAGTTTGCTTCTGTGGAAACACTGGGGTCTGCAAACAACAGTATGTCCCTGCCAGTGAGTCCATCAGAGTTTCCAGTCTCTGATGCATGGGATATCATCTACAATGTCATACCCCCATACCTCTTCATCTTATGCCCGTTAGGCCTTCTCTTTAACAGCTTTGTCCTGGGGGTGTTTGTGGCCAACAAGGATCGACTAACTGTTGCGGAGATCTACCTGAGCAACCTGGCAATGGCCGACTTTATTCTCTTATGTGGCCTCCCTTTCTGGGCAATGAACATCCTCAATGACTTTAACTGGCCATACGGAGACACCTTATGTAAACTGGTCAACTCCCTCTTCACCATTAATTTCTACACCAGCATCTACACCCTGGCCATGATTAGCGTTGACCGCTACCTAGCTCTTGTGAAGACCGTGAAAGCCAGGTGGCTGAGACGGACACTTTATGCCAAGGTGACCTGCTTCATCCTGTGGATACTAGGGCTCCTACTAAGCACACCGACTATGGTTCACAGAAAGGTGAAGTTCATTGAGGAGCACAGGACAGTGTCCTGTGTACTGGATTACTCTCATGATAGCTCTTGGAAGCTGGCCCATCAGGTTCTGATGAACGTGGTGGGCTTTGTGATCCCTGTTCTGGTCATTGTTTTCAGCAGTGGGAACATAATAAAGGCTTTAGCTCAGAGGAGGGAGAATGTAGGTATTCATAATGCTAACGACAGAAAGGCCACAGCACTGGTGTATGCTGTTACACTactcttctttctgttttgggCTCCCTTCCAGCTATTCACCTTCCTCGACACACTCTGTGATGTCCAAGCGTTGGATGAGAAGCTGTGGTCTCACACTCTCGATATAGGAGGTCAAGTATCAGTGTATCTGGCCTTTCTCAACAGTGCCCTCAACCCACTGCTGTATGTCTTCTCAGGGCAGTACTTTAGGAAGAAAGTTGCTGCCATCTACAGGAGGACTAGACTTCATCGCATTGGATCAGATATGACCACTTATCAACGCTCTGTTATTTCCACTTACATCAACAGAACAGAGCAAATTAAGACTGTggtcatttttaatgcaaaggATCAGATGTGACTCTTACTCATGGCATCCTGTCCTCCAGTTTTGTTGCTGCTAATGGGTAAAGTGATACAATATACATTATACAGATAGATTCAGGATGTAAATACAGAATAAATTGTTATTTCATGAGacttaatataataataataatgctgttATATAGTTAAAGAGCACTATCAGAGGATGTTTAGTACTGTGCTTTTTGGAAATTATCGACACACAAAAAGATATAATGGGTGTAGTTTGTTGGGGAAATGGATGCTGATTATGGTTTACAGTCTCTGTAATGACACTTATATATCGCTCTGTGGACACACAGCATGTATCTGAATCTGTTTCTGTGAACTGTTACGTGGCCTTGTGATTACTGacttgtgttttaatattaaacacataaaacaaaacctggCTTATCTGAAATTCTATCTAGACTTCGccttttaatgtcttttcttGATCATTCTTTGTCACACTGCAGACTAATATGAAGGAATGACCATCCATGTA
Coding sequences within:
- the bdkrb1 gene encoding B1 bradykinin receptor, with protein sequence MEPEKFASVETLGSANNSMSLPVSPSEFPVSDAWDIIYNVIPPYLFILCPLGLLFNSFVLGVFVANKDRLTVAEIYLSNLAMADFILLCGLPFWAMNILNDFNWPYGDTLCKLVNSLFTINFYTSIYTLAMISVDRYLALVKTVKARWLRRTLYAKVTCFILWILGLLLSTPTMVHRKVKFIEEHRTVSCVLDYSHDSSWKLAHQVLMNVVGFVIPVLVIVFSSGNIIKALAQRRENVGIHNANDRKATALVYAVTLLFFLFWAPFQLFTFLDTLCDVQALDEKLWSHTLDIGGQVSVYLAFLNSALNPLLYVFSGQYFRKKVAAIYRRTRLHRIGSDMTTYQRSVISTYINRTEQIKTVVIFNAKDQM